From the genome of Vitis riparia cultivar Riparia Gloire de Montpellier isolate 1030 chromosome 2, EGFV_Vit.rip_1.0, whole genome shotgun sequence:
AGGGAATTTGCCCGCCCTAATCCGGAAAGTAAAAAGTGTACAGCGTGGCTTGGGTTTCTCTGGAACCTTCTAGCGTCGACTCCTTTCTCTCTGTTTGCTCATTTCCCCGAGTCTCTTTTCTCTTATATAAACCTCCCCTCTCTCGATCGAGTTCAAAACTTTAGAATTCTATCACAGTTCTCTTACGCTATTACGCTCGAAGCTCCATGGCTTCATCTCTTGCTCCACGCCGTGCCGCCTCCTCTCCTCTCCTCGCAAAACTTGTCGGCACAATCCGGGTTGCCTCTGCTTCTCGCTCCTTCAATACCAACGCTCAGGTGGCCGACTACGATGATGGCGAAGACCGCCGCACCGTCTCTCGCCCCCGGTATTCTCCTTCTAATCTCTTTGCAGGTAATTGTTATGTCGTTTTTGTTTCTTGTACTTCTCTTACAATGCCGGCTAATTCTCTGTTTCGATGGCGGGAACTGGAGGAAATTTGGAAAGTTCGATATAACTACTGATTGCGCTGTTCAAaaaccctttctttttcttagtaACCAAACTTTTCTTACCTTGCCGTACTCTCAGACATTTAGTCATTTGTTTTGATCTTTATTGGTCGTTTATATCAACGGGTTTCTGACTTGTTTGTTTCGTTTCGTAGATGCGTTTGATCCGTTTTCTCGGACGAGAAGTTTGATCCAGACGCTGAACTTGATGGATCGGTTCATGAAGAGCCCATTAGTGGCAGCAGCAAGAGGCATGGGAGCTGTGTCGAGAAGAGGATGGGACGTGAAGGAGGAGAAAGACGCTCTGTTCGTGAGAATGGACATGCCGGGACTGGGGAAAGAGGACGTGAAGGTGTCAGTGGAGCAGAACACACTCACGATCAAAGGCGAAGGAGGCGAAAAATCGGAGAACGATGAGAGTGGAAGGAAATACACCAGCAGAATCGATCTGCCAGCTAAGATGTACAAGTTTGATGAGATCAAGGCAGAGATGAAGAATGGTGTACTGAAGGTGGTGGTTCCTAAAGTCAAGGAAGATGGGAGGAAAGAAGTGTTACCAGTCGATATcgattgaggttcaaccttcTGTTTTTGCTTGCAAATTTTTCACTCTAGGGtttgtttatctttttatttaaatctaaatagaaCTAATAATATTAAGGAGGATTAAATAattaggtttattttattttatttttaatttttattaagtgctaaggatttgtttttaatttgtatttgattaataaaataatttaacctatttttaaatcttaaaataagaaaattattgtaataataaaattataaataaaaaatttatcattatcatccttaaaaaaatatttagtatatttatttttgctttatattttaaagttattaatttaaaaaaataaataaattagaaaaaaagttCAGCTCTAATCTAGCATTAACAAAGTTGCTGCtaagaaacttaaaaaatatttaaaaaacaatcaattcaagctttgatgaaaaataaggttTCTTGGTtaccttttaaaatattttactagccaaatttgttgattttttaacAAAGTTtcacaaagaaaatagaataacttaataaataactttttgtttcttccgaagaattgtattattttttgtttattttaaggaagaaaataaattgcattatttattttcaggaagagaaaagagactTCTTACagagaataaaaatgaaaataaaaaatttatttatttttaatagtgaCAGTTTCCAGGTAGttttaaaacttccaaaaactattttcccttATTTGGGTCGGGTTGGGTCAGCCTACCTGAGCACTCAAACCCAATTTCAACAAGTTTTACAGCAAATTGTGTTCACTATTATGTTCAAAAAAAGGAACCCGACCTTAATAAGAAGTTTAATCCATATCTATCTCAAACTTGTTGATTATATGTAGTTAGTTTGGGGTCCTAGGGCCCAATTtcatgaaagaagaaaagagtttGTAATCTTAAATTTTGGAGTagtggaaaaaggaaaaccatGAACTCGACTTTGTTTAATACAACCATTGGATCTAATGGGTATATGATATGATTTAGATTTCATGGTACACATTTAACCATTACCTAATACGTGGGGTTAGGTGAGTATGAAGAGTTGTCTAAGACTATGTAGCTTCCCGGGTCTAAGTTCAATCCTCTTAAGACACAGGTCATGCTGAAAGCGAGGCTTTAAACCTTTCATGTGCAAATTTTTCCAGCCGAAAGGTGTTCTAAGCCCTCCATATGCTGATTTTGTTGGCAGCTTTGACAGTAAAAGAAAATCTGCCAACTCATTTTAAATTAAGAGATTCTTTGGTATTGAAGTTGCACGAGGAATTTGGTTACCTCGGTTCCCAACCTTCAAGAACTCCTAAAgttaaataaaacatgaatatcTCAATTCTTATTAGAAGACAACCAAAATCATCTACTCTAGAGATAATTATTAATGCTACGTTGAGTTTGTGTTGTGGAATTAGGGCAAATGTGATAAGTAAGAAATAAagaggataaaataaaaataagaaaaataaaattaataattaattttcaatgtttttaatctaatttcacttatttttcttcttatatataaagatcaaataattttaaaatatataaatttataaataatgattaatgataattaatttttaaaaaatattttttcatgataaaattattttaaaaatattttttatattaatactttCCGAGATAAAAAATAGGTACTTTAAACGGGGAGTTAAGATTAttattagttaattatatttatacatatattaaaaagattatcataaatttaatttatcataacaatttattaaaattaaaaaattagtaattattGATTATCTGGGGTGGCGATTAAAGGGCtttgggacaattgtgttttcaacTCATATAGGCTTGATAATTAAGGTAAGGTCATCCCAGCACCCATAATTGATTATAAGGATATGGGGTagtaattgataaaaaaaacccacttaactcatttttgtctttattctactacTCTTCACATGTCactattccttttttatttaaccatttttttatttttcattattttttttaaactcttttataaataattgaaaaatcaacattattttttatttttaaattatagataaacaaaaattatattaatgattcaaagactattttggaaaatactttctaaaaaaatattaatttaaataaataaaaattatcttttacatttatttttatcttttacattttagaagtaaataatttaatgattaaaatactatttaaaataaatatattaactattaaaaatttttttttatactaaacagtattttaaagtttttttttttttttactattataaaataaaaagtttaattttttttaatcttctttcttccttattttaataactttttaaacatgacttttagtaataagttatatgaaatgttacaaatttgtttattaagaatttttttttaatgatttgaattaattgaaaatttattaaaataagagaaataaaaagaaagaaataggatggatggagagtttttattttaagtactcaattaaaatgttttcatatgacatAACTTTAGAAGTGTattattatatcaatacatagtagagattgaatttttcttatataaaaaggttgaaatgtatatttacttattttagatgaaaacaaatagttaaaaattatataaattatatttgagtttggttttaaaatatttttctagtttttattttttatttttaaaaataatttttattttctatattgtctctttttgaaaatatgtttaattaaaaaatgaaaactattttttaaaatgaaaattgaaaaccttgtttagtactattttttttatatgaaaataaaaaataataataaattttatttattcatttattgcgcCACTGTACAATTGTATTACTTATAagagaaatgtactaagtgtacaaaggtgAATAAGGCTACCTtttgtgaaatattataatcgatcatgagtcattcctttattttGCTTATCACTCACgaaatatacatatatgtcatgcattttatttaattccaacatggaaattctaatatttttcccaataataatatttggagaaaattttttttgacCTTAAATCATCTaccatcttctcaactaaaTCATTGGAAATAAGGTTAAACACTTCTAcgtggacacataacttaggaggAATATAAAATTTGTACCATTAtataagggtattacactaactgtataaGATAAATGTATTAATTGTACAAATGTGTACAAGATTATCCattgtgaatgattttaattgattataaactacttttttattttccttgccACCCAAAGATTGTATACTTATgtcatgtactttatttaactttcacATGGAAATGCCAATATTtttcccaataatgatatttggggaaaaaaaaattaattataagtcatccaccattttctcaaacAAACCATTGAAATATATGATTAATATACCTACATGGACATATAACTTATgagagatatgaaatttgtgtcattgtataaAGGTATTAcattaattgtacaagggaaatgtgctaagtatacaagggtgtacaagacttcTAATAGGTTTTATACGattttaaacaacttgagttTGATATTAAGACaattattgatagttttttttttttaccaaactatttcattaagacattccctacaaaaattaatacataggaaataaaattaaaatcaatcatatttgaattgttgattataagtaaactaaatgaaatatatattttttttttactattttgcctttataaatataatttcattgttatcaatagagattaaaaaaaatcatatttaaatgaaattaaaaaaaaaaaacaaaaattatttttataacatttttaatttttaaaatcattaatttaaattatgaaattagttttaaaattaaaaatatttgttgtaattatagttctgaagatttcatgatttttatcttattactttgaaaaaattgctttaataagaaagtatttattttaatggttttaaatatttaaatctttattaaaaaaatatttagtattagtgtggagagcaattaggtaattttggaataaagaaattttgaatatttttgaagactttaattcggccaattatcttatatacactttcaaaattattgaaaggttggtaaattagtcttataaatattgttttattgattaattatatatatatatatatatatatatatatatatatatatatatatatatatatatatatatattgcatgtgagtgtttacattattttcaagaaaaataataaacatcatgtgtctaatttgcaagttttaaaaaaaattaataatattttatgaggtatttaaaaagtatttattatatgttctctaaatttgaaaaaatataatatttgatgatatctaaTTTATAAGTTAGAgtaaacaaataatactaatattttatgaggtgtttaaaaattatttaatatatatgagaaataatataagtttgaaataaagaatgatatttattatatattatgtaagtttgaaaaaaagaataatatttgatgaggtatttaaaagttattcacttcaaaaatacatttggtaataataatttttaaccatctttcatatttgatgaagaaaaattattcaagtTGGTTCCACTATTAAATAGATGAGAGAAAGTAATAAGAAATGTGAGATGATtggttagttttttcatttaatagttaagagtattttagatattttataaagataatATCCTTACTCTTAATTTCCACTCTTTCATTAgatcttgggcttaaatatggaACTTATACGTACCATACATTAATTTTTGGCGCAACTCGGCCCAAAACACAAGCTTTTACCTGTACTAATCCAGAAAGTAAAAAGTGTACAACGTGCGTTGGGTCTTCCGGAACCTTCTGGGCACGTGACACCCCTTGTCTCGAACCTTCTAGCGTCCACTCCTTTCTCTGTGTTTCCCCTTTCCCAagcttcttttttctcttatataaaCCTCTCCTCCCTCGATTGAGTTCAACACTTTGGAATTCTATCACAGCTGTCTTACGCCCATACGCCCAAAGTTTCATGGCTTCATCTCTAGCCCTACGCCGTGCCACCTCCTCTCCTCTCTTCACAAAACTTGTCAGCCCAATACGGGTTGCCTCTGCTTCTCGCTCCTTCAATACCAACGCTCAGGTTGCTAACTACGAGGATGGCGAAGACCGCCGCACCGTCTCTCGCCACCGGGATTCTCCTTCCAATCTCTTCTCAGGTAATAGTTATGTCGTCTTTGATTCTTGTACTTCTCCTCTTATAATGTAGGCCAATTCTCTGTTTGGATGGCGATAAACGGTGGGAAACTGGTGGGActtctgaaattttaatatgataaataCCCTTCTTTTTCTTAGTAACCAAACATTGCTAGCCTCATCGTACTCAAAGTCATTGAATCATTTGTTTTGGTCATCATTGGTGGCTTCTGACTTGTTCATTTCGTTTCGTAGATGTGTTTGATCCGTTTTCTCGGACGAGAAGTTTGAGCCAGGTGCTGAACTTGATGGATCAGTTCATGGAGAACCCATTAGTGGCAGCATCACGAGGCATGGGAGCTGTGTCGAGAAGAGGATGGGACGTAAAGGAGGAGAAAGACGCTCTGTTCGTAAGAATGGACATGCCGGGACTGGGGAAAGAGGACGTGAAGGTGTCAGTGGAGCAGAACACACTCATCATCAAAGGCGAAGGAGGCAAAGAATCGGAGAGCGATGAGAGTGGAAGGAAATACACCAGCAGAATCGATCTGCCGGCTAATCTGTACAAGTTTGATGAGATCAAGGCAGAGATGAAGAATGGTGTACTGAAGGTGGTGGTTCCTAAAGTTAAGGAAGATGGGAAGAAAGATGCGTTTCAAGTCAATATCAATTGAGGTTGAACCCTCTGTTTTTGCTTGCAAATTTTTGAACTAGAGTTTCCACTGTCTTTGATTGACTCCTAATTCCAAGTTTAACCCATATCTATCTCAAGCTTGTTTTCAATCaagtagaaaataaattgtaatcTTAAATCTTGGAGTAGAAGAATAGGGAGAGAAAGTGTGCTATTTTCTATCACTATGTACGCATCGATTCCAGGAAATAGTTTTTGTATCTCTCATTTGTTTGGATTCTTGTTGAATATGATTTAGATTTTATCAAACACGTTCAACCATCAGGGTTTTATGTCCATCATTCGGTGATATTCTTGTATTTTGGTCCAGGCATTTTCTTTGGAAGAGTTGGCCTGCCGGTTCTAAGGTCAGTACTTTGAACATTTCTCCTGCAAATGTTTCCAGCCGAAAGGAGCTTTGAGCCCATTTTTGAGACCCAAATAAAAGAGTCTTTTGTCTCTGTTTTCAAGGGCAAGAGCTACTGTAGAAATAAGAAGCTGAAAATAGAAGTGATGAGTTTTGATCCTTTGGGTTCACGAGTGTGGCCATGTATGTGATTGGCAAGTTGAGTGATCGGTGGACACTTTTGCCTTCTACCACGTTACTTTACACTTGGAGTTATTATGTAACTGgggaaatgagattttgataaatataaaatagaaattcaagttattttaagattatagatttgtatattattaaaatgatttatattttgCAAAGTGGACAAAGTCaatcattaaattgaaaagGTTGTATGATTAAGGTTCAGTGATTAAATCATCGCAATGTCAATatgaaatcataaataaataatttatatgttattaaaattaaaattatttgtaatttaaataattaaaaagttaaagTATTCCAttcttttatgaataaaattattatattaaatcatgataaatataaatgtattaatatttttattttattaggatGTTACATATCAAagaacaatataaaaaattattatatattttatttcttttcattaattttatattttataattttgttaacTTTTTATTACAAATGCCCTTGAAAGTTAATTTTGTTAtgaatattaaacatatttattataagCATCTAAcataacaaatgaaaattttaacttgTGGTATAACCCATGAAAGTTTTCAATCAACATACCCACTCTATGTCCACTGCTTTAATGTTAAGAATGGCCTATTAAGTGAATTGAATCCAACCTCAACTTTTGtaagaaacaaggaaaaaaggaaaaaggaaaaggtctGACATTGGTTCTTCGGTTTGATAGATTGATCTATTACTTCAATGCTATAAACTATTCAATAAGTAGAATATAAGAGTGGTTTATGCTCAATCAACTAAATGTTTATTGATGCAATTTGTTTTGAGAAaacggaaaaaaaaattgaatggacGCTGCCCTTTCTTCATTTTGCCTTTGAGACTCTCAGTTCTTGTGTTCCATCTAACTTTGACATCGCCCTTTACTATCACTCGCTTGTTACGTACGTCCACTGTGTACTCTCTTAATCCTGCAAAAatcaatt
Proteins encoded in this window:
- the LOC117904917 gene encoding 23.6 kDa heat shock protein, mitochondrial-like, which gives rise to MASSLAPRRAASSPLLAKLVGTIRVASASRSFNTNAQVADYDDGEDRRTVSRPRYSPSNLFADAFDPFSRTRSLIQTLNLMDRFMKSPLVAAARGMGAVSRRGWDVKEEKDALFVRMDMPGLGKEDVKVSVEQNTLTIKGEGGEKSENDESGRKYTSRIDLPAKMYKFDEIKAEMKNGVLKVVVPKVKEDGRKEVLPVDID
- the LOC117928201 gene encoding small heat shock protein, chloroplastic-like; amino-acid sequence: MASSLALRRATSSPLFTKLVSPIRVASASRSFNTNAQVANYEDGEDRRTVSRHRDSPSNLFSDVFDPFSRTRSLSQVLNLMDQFMENPLVAASRGMGAVSRRGWDVKEEKDALFVRMDMPGLGKEDVKVSVEQNTLIIKGEGGKESESDESGRKYTSRIDLPANLYKFDEIKAEMKNGVLKVVVPKVKEDGKKDAFQVNIN
- the LOC117907257 gene encoding uncharacterized protein LOC117907257 yields the protein MEALTRQSLLSSENLVYPSFQVIAMTANLGCACCRQKVFQLTSRMTGLREYTVDVRNKRVIVKGDVKVRWNTRTESLKGKMKKGQRPFNFFFRFLKTNCINKHLVD